One region of Termitidicoccus mucosus genomic DNA includes:
- a CDS encoding WD40 repeat domain-containing protein: MPPARYFPITPLLVALLAAFLLPGCSKTPEDHARIAKNGSGDYSEQKRLASVRALAAANEQTLLADVAANAADANTQGAALDKLTDERLLADVIKDIEHRSDSIVTAARMEKITDPQLLASLAREARSLNVRVTAAITLGDQALLADIARNGADGLIRKRAIENLADPALADIAVNEREQFVRVAAARRVTDQALLASLAQNEKADKLVRAEAGLRLDDQRILAAIAKAGGKDAEERSVLEPLRLKALERLTDQRALADIAKNVAGEITFESRKDDQRILEATLERISDQAALADIAMSAHPTFAFPVVLEKITDQEALVRLLKNNQANDEIVKKLTDQKLLAEIAGGDDFEHVRMEAANRLTDPQALFGLARRGKDEGIALAAVKKIADPQMLAEIAGDENASTNARLWALWRVADRTLLAKIAKDTADERVRNAASEKLSGATPGTTPQTIADLIKNGKLLAEIGGSDIQRIYVHLQKIVPSSLEILIPAGTYFVCDNPNAQNMVSTEDVRITLAESQTKTGANAIPVACANRPKDIPGGSDHFTIGSLPNGDELAKLMAFLKGKNTAFAVKQAAVWILTDDADYEDLGKLIVRTTRIGDSRFSPISERRMIQEPEAAAAMRLCADAGIDIKKKNIWSNAVHIYRELGAGELKHWLKESAGIGTLPAHTILVDALFISNDGKLLVSSAVAAETKLWRLPEGAHMKTLRGEHCLALSPGGKWLLTADDNHKIKLRHLPDGKLVMSAPFESEPGTLPDTVDSAVFSPDERYFVTGDHRGNIQFWSLPHGHRMPMRQTHGDRVSALSITPDGRLLASGGDDGFIKLWSLPECATVKTLELERRGKLASVDYLACSADGKLLVSGCENTVRLWSLPDGVPANALDKYRTGKRREFSVSPNGKWLFAASDERPEGSEMKKYPEWKPPALWHLPEGRLAVRPDAIGEVWASTFSPDNKLLLTGDGDGNIKLWSLPDGKLIKTLDGE, from the coding sequence ATGCCTCCCGCACGCTATTTTCCGATAACCCCGCTCCTTGTCGCCCTGCTCGCGGCGTTTCTGCTGCCCGGCTGTTCCAAGACACCCGAGGACCACGCCCGCATCGCAAAGAACGGGAGCGGGGATTACTCCGAACAAAAACGCCTGGCCTCCGTGCGCGCACTGGCGGCGGCAAACGAGCAGACGTTGCTCGCCGACGTGGCCGCGAACGCCGCCGATGCGAACACGCAGGGCGCGGCGCTGGACAAATTGACCGACGAGCGGCTGCTGGCCGATGTCATCAAGGACATCGAGCATCGGAGTGACTCGATTGTCACCGCCGCGCGAATGGAAAAGATCACCGACCCGCAATTGCTGGCGTCGCTCGCCCGAGAGGCGCGTTCCTTGAATGTGCGTGTCACGGCGGCAATCACGCTGGGCGACCAGGCTTTGCTGGCGGACATAGCGCGGAATGGAGCGGATGGCCTCATCCGCAAAAGAGCCATCGAAAATCTGGCCGACCCGGCGCTCGCCGACATCGCAGTCAACGAGCGCGAGCAGTTCGTGCGCGTGGCGGCTGCGCGCAGGGTGACCGACCAAGCCTTGCTTGCCAGTCTCGCGCAAAACGAAAAGGCCGACAAACTCGTCCGTGCCGAGGCGGGTTTGCGATTGGACGACCAGCGGATTTTGGCGGCGATTGCCAAGGCCGGAGGCAAGGACGCCGAGGAGCGAAGCGTCCTTGAGCCGCTTCGTCTCAAGGCGCTGGAACGGCTCACCGACCAGCGCGCGCTTGCCGACATCGCCAAAAACGTCGCCGGCGAAATAACCTTCGAGTCGCGGAAAGACGACCAGCGGATTTTAGAGGCGACGCTGGAGCGCATCAGCGATCAGGCCGCGCTCGCCGACATTGCGATGAGCGCCCATCCGACTTTTGCCTTTCCCGTCGTGTTGGAAAAAATCACCGACCAGGAGGCGCTCGTCCGTCTTTTAAAAAACAACCAGGCCAACGATGAAATCGTGAAGAAATTGACCGACCAGAAATTGCTGGCCGAGATAGCCGGAGGGGATGACTTCGAGCATGTGCGCATGGAGGCGGCCAACAGGCTGACCGACCCGCAGGCGCTGTTTGGCCTCGCGAGGCGCGGCAAGGACGAGGGCATCGCGCTGGCGGCTGTCAAAAAAATCGCCGATCCGCAAATGCTGGCCGAAATCGCTGGTGACGAGAACGCTAGCACCAACGCCCGGCTGTGGGCCTTGTGGCGCGTGGCCGACCGCACGTTGCTCGCAAAAATTGCAAAGGACACCGCGGACGAGCGCGTGCGCAATGCCGCGTCTGAAAAACTGTCCGGCGCAACGCCGGGGACAACGCCGCAAACCATCGCTGATTTGATAAAAAACGGAAAGCTTCTGGCCGAGATAGGCGGCAGCGACATTCAGAGGATATATGTTCACTTGCAAAAAATCGTCCCGTCTTCGCTGGAAATCCTCATCCCCGCCGGGACGTATTTTGTATGCGACAATCCGAATGCGCAAAACATGGTCTCGACCGAGGATGTTCGCATCACGCTGGCGGAGTCGCAAACGAAGACAGGGGCGAACGCCATTCCCGTCGCCTGCGCCAACAGGCCGAAGGATATCCCCGGCGGCAGCGACCACTTCACCATCGGCAGCCTGCCGAACGGGGACGAGCTGGCAAAACTCATGGCGTTTTTAAAAGGGAAAAACACCGCTTTCGCAGTCAAACAAGCCGCCGTCTGGATACTCACCGACGACGCCGACTACGAGGACCTCGGCAAACTCATAGTGAGGACAACCAGGATTGGCGACAGTCGCTTTTCTCCAATCTCCGAGCGGAGGATGATTCAAGAACCCGAGGCCGCCGCCGCGATGCGCCTTTGCGCCGATGCCGGCATTGATATTAAAAAGAAAAACATCTGGAGCAACGCGGTTCATATTTACAGGGAGCTTGGGGCGGGGGAGTTGAAACACTGGCTGAAGGAATCCGCCGGCATCGGCACACTCCCCGCGCACACGATTCTCGTTGATGCGTTGTTTATCAGCAACGACGGGAAACTGCTGGTGTCGTCCGCTGTCGCGGCGGAAACGAAATTGTGGCGCCTGCCCGAAGGCGCGCATATGAAAACACTGCGCGGCGAGCATTGCCTCGCCCTTAGTCCCGGCGGGAAATGGCTGCTCACCGCCGACGACAACCATAAAATCAAACTCCGACACCTGCCGGACGGAAAACTTGTCATGAGCGCGCCCTTTGAAAGCGAGCCGGGCACGCTGCCCGACACCGTGGACTCCGCCGTTTTCAGCCCCGATGAACGCTATTTCGTCACCGGCGATCATCGCGGGAACATCCAGTTCTGGAGCCTGCCGCACGGGCATCGGATGCCGATGCGGCAAACGCACGGCGACCGCGTGAGCGCCCTCTCCATCACTCCCGACGGGCGTTTGCTGGCATCGGGAGGCGACGATGGATTTATCAAACTCTGGAGCCTGCCAGAGTGCGCGACCGTCAAGACGCTGGAGTTGGAGCGCCGCGGCAAACTGGCGTCGGTGGATTATCTGGCGTGCAGCGCGGACGGAAAGCTGCTGGTGTCGGGCTGCGAGAATACCGTAAGACTCTGGAGCTTGCCCGACGGCGTGCCCGCCAACGCACTGGACAAATATAGGACGGGAAAGCGACGGGAATTCTCAGTCAGCCCCAATGGAAAATGGTTGTTCGCAGCCAGCGACGAACGCCCGGAAGGGTCGGAAATGAAAAAATATCCCGAGTGGAAACCACCGGCCCTGTGGCATCTGCCGGAAGGTCGACTCGCGGTGCGGCCCGACGCCATCGGCGAAGTGTGGGCTTCAACCTTTTCGCCCGACAACAAACTGCTGCTGACGGGCGACGGCGACGGAAATATAAAACTCTGGAGTCTCCCCGATGGCAAACTCATCAAAACGCTGGATGGCGAGTAG
- a CDS encoding right-handed parallel beta-helix repeat-containing protein, translating to MFATVLTLTVPVVRAAEIAAADFGVRPGTKEDCTQAARAALRALMAAPDGGTLVFAPGEYHFYPEHARPLVRYVSNHDNSRAPRRFVFDLSGAKAVTIDGRGARFVMHGNVTPFLIEESETVRVRDIVIDWSPPLLYEGEVLAADARGFEVRVPADEPFEVDAGAFVIRADGERLPMDSWCEFAADGSGQAAGSGDTYGFRYHATQTGARTVRFDVTGGGALRRPPAVGNIVFLRCNLRAAPAFFLEKSKNVSLEAITVHHAPGMGLLAQRCEDVTLRRFSVVPSEKAGRQVSTNYDATHFVGCRGRVLIEDGEFRNMLDDAMNVHGVYLQVLRRMDDRRLLARMAHFQAQGFTVVEPGDRVRLVSQGTLMPAAEAVVTRVERRGPDGLLLAFDGPLAEKAEPLDALENISWTADVVFRRNRVSGNRARSILVSTQGRVVIEDNVFNATGSAIRVSGDARSWFESGPVADVLIKGNTFLNPMRCAYGQAAIDLDPEVETPPGAGFYHRNIRILENRFRLCDTGVLLARSVHGLEFSDNVIDYADDFPALNRQATAFELVHCRDARLERNRISGRAGAAVLTADPASAAATHVAPGQAIVVRAEPASP from the coding sequence GTGTTCGCGACCGTCCTCACGTTGACGGTCCCGGTGGTGCGCGCGGCGGAGATCGCCGCGGCGGATTTCGGCGTGCGGCCGGGGACGAAGGAGGATTGCACGCAAGCGGCGCGGGCGGCATTGCGCGCGCTCATGGCCGCGCCGGACGGCGGCACGCTGGTGTTCGCGCCGGGCGAATATCATTTTTATCCGGAGCACGCGCGCCCGCTCGTGCGCTACGTCTCGAACCACGACAACAGTCGCGCGCCGCGGCGTTTTGTCTTTGACCTGAGCGGCGCGAAAGCCGTCACCATCGACGGACGCGGCGCGCGTTTCGTGATGCACGGAAACGTGACGCCGTTCTTGATCGAGGAATCCGAAACCGTGCGCGTGCGCGACATCGTCATCGACTGGTCGCCGCCGTTGCTCTACGAAGGCGAAGTGCTGGCGGCGGACGCGCGCGGCTTCGAGGTGCGCGTGCCCGCGGACGAACCGTTCGAGGTGGATGCCGGGGCGTTCGTGATTCGCGCCGACGGCGAGCGGCTGCCGATGGACTCGTGGTGCGAGTTCGCCGCGGACGGAAGCGGCCAGGCGGCGGGCTCCGGCGACACCTATGGGTTTCGTTATCACGCGACGCAAACGGGAGCGCGCACGGTGCGCTTCGACGTGACCGGCGGCGGCGCGCTGCGGCGGCCCCCGGCGGTGGGCAATATCGTTTTCCTGCGCTGCAACCTGCGCGCCGCGCCCGCGTTTTTTCTGGAAAAATCAAAAAACGTTTCGCTGGAAGCCATCACCGTGCATCACGCGCCGGGCATGGGATTGCTGGCGCAGCGCTGCGAGGACGTGACGCTGCGGCGCTTCTCCGTCGTGCCGAGCGAAAAGGCGGGCCGCCAGGTCTCGACCAACTACGACGCCACGCACTTCGTCGGCTGCCGCGGGCGCGTGCTCATCGAGGACGGCGAGTTTCGCAACATGCTCGACGACGCCATGAACGTCCACGGCGTTTACCTGCAAGTCCTGCGCCGCATGGATGACCGCCGCCTGCTGGCGCGGATGGCGCATTTCCAGGCGCAAGGATTCACCGTCGTCGAGCCGGGCGACCGCGTGCGGCTGGTGAGCCAGGGCACGCTCATGCCCGCCGCCGAGGCCGTCGTCACGCGCGTGGAACGGCGCGGCCCCGACGGGCTGCTGCTCGCATTCGACGGGCCGCTCGCGGAAAAAGCGGAGCCGCTCGACGCGCTCGAAAACATCTCGTGGACCGCCGATGTGGTCTTCCGCCGCAACCGCGTCTCGGGCAACCGCGCGCGCAGCATCCTCGTGAGCACGCAGGGGCGGGTCGTGATCGAGGACAACGTCTTCAACGCCACCGGCTCGGCCATCCGCGTGTCGGGCGATGCGCGCAGTTGGTTTGAGTCCGGCCCGGTGGCCGACGTGCTCATCAAGGGCAACACGTTCCTCAACCCGATGCGCTGCGCCTACGGGCAGGCCGCCATCGACCTCGACCCGGAAGTCGAGACGCCGCCCGGCGCGGGATTTTATCATCGCAACATCCGCATCCTCGAAAACCGCTTCCGTCTCTGCGACACCGGCGTGCTGCTCGCGCGTTCCGTGCACGGGCTGGAGTTTTCGGACAACGTCATCGACTACGCCGACGACTTCCCTGCGCTCAACCGGCAGGCGACGGCGTTCGAGCTGGTCCACTGTCGTGACGCTCGGCTGGAGCGCAACCGCATCAGCGGGCGCGCCGGCGCGGCCGTGCTCACCGCCGACCCCGCCAGCGCGGCGGCCACGCATGTCGCGCCGGGACAAGCCATCGTCGTGCGCGCGGAACCCGCGAGCCCATGA
- a CDS encoding bifunctional UDP-sugar hydrolase/5'-nucleotidase translates to MKHHPHFPRSGLVARLALAVILGFSAAWLAAAGTTVKVTVLSTTDLHGRVYPVDYYTGKAAEVGLAKIATLVQRERKDDPDLLLIDCGDTIQGTPMVYYHNRRHNEPTDPMMLAMNSLRYDAMVPGNHEYNFGLAVLQKARSEASFPWLSANTIAKSTGKPAYDPYLVKEVRGVRIGILGLTTPGIPRWEDPEHYAGLEFLETVGVAEKYVRILREQEHVDAVVVAMHMGIDGDPALVEPASPLRPAAENAALAIARQVPGIDLILMAHTHRTVSALSANGVLLTQAGYWGNHLVKAELFFAQEESGGWKLQAKSARAQPVHAGIPADEAILALIRPYHDEAQAWLDTKIGVSARALDAREGSLRDTALIDLIQRVQLETGQADVSLAANYNRSAFIPEGDVTVRDIAAIYVYENTLYVVEITGAQLKAALEHAAGFFLPYEPGRTPAQLMNPEIPAYNFDMAAGVSYEIDLRRAPGDRIRNLVFKGEPLAPGRKLRLAINNYRYNGGGGYTMLKGAPVLMRSGAEIRDLIIDWVTKNKTIPAEPDNNWRIVH, encoded by the coding sequence ATGAAACATCACCCGCATTTCCCGCGTTCCGGCCTCGTCGCCCGGCTCGCGCTCGCCGTCATCCTCGGATTCTCCGCCGCGTGGCTCGCTGCCGCCGGGACAACTGTCAAGGTCACCGTGCTTTCCACCACCGATTTGCACGGCCGCGTGTATCCCGTCGATTACTACACCGGCAAGGCCGCCGAGGTCGGCCTTGCCAAGATCGCCACGCTCGTCCAGCGCGAGCGCAAGGACGACCCGGACCTGCTGCTCATCGACTGCGGCGACACCATCCAAGGCACGCCCATGGTCTATTATCATAACCGCAGGCACAACGAGCCGACCGATCCGATGATGCTCGCGATGAACTCGCTCCGCTACGACGCGATGGTCCCGGGCAACCACGAATACAACTTCGGCCTGGCCGTGCTCCAAAAGGCGCGCTCCGAGGCCTCGTTTCCCTGGCTCTCCGCCAACACCATCGCCAAGTCCACCGGCAAGCCCGCCTACGACCCCTATCTCGTGAAGGAAGTCCGCGGCGTGCGCATCGGCATTCTCGGCCTGACCACGCCCGGCATCCCGCGCTGGGAGGACCCGGAGCACTACGCGGGACTCGAATTCCTCGAAACCGTCGGCGTCGCGGAAAAATACGTGCGCATCCTCCGCGAGCAGGAACACGTGGATGCGGTTGTCGTCGCCATGCACATGGGCATCGACGGCGATCCCGCGCTCGTCGAGCCCGCGAGCCCCCTGCGTCCCGCCGCCGAAAACGCCGCGCTCGCCATCGCGCGCCAAGTGCCGGGCATCGACCTGATTCTCATGGCGCACACGCACCGCACCGTGTCCGCGCTCTCCGCCAACGGGGTGCTCCTGACCCAGGCCGGATACTGGGGCAACCATCTGGTGAAGGCGGAGTTGTTCTTTGCGCAGGAGGAATCCGGCGGATGGAAACTCCAGGCCAAGTCCGCCCGCGCCCAACCTGTCCACGCCGGCATCCCCGCCGACGAGGCCATCCTCGCGCTCATCCGCCCTTATCACGACGAGGCCCAGGCCTGGCTTGACACCAAGATCGGCGTCAGCGCGCGTGCCCTCGATGCGCGGGAAGGCTCGCTGCGCGACACCGCGCTCATCGACCTCATCCAGCGCGTGCAACTCGAAACCGGCCAGGCCGACGTGTCGCTCGCCGCCAACTACAACCGCAGCGCCTTCATTCCCGAGGGCGACGTGACGGTGCGCGACATCGCCGCGATCTACGTCTATGAAAACACGCTCTACGTCGTCGAAATCACGGGCGCGCAACTGAAAGCCGCGCTCGAGCATGCCGCCGGATTCTTTCTCCCCTACGAACCCGGCAGGACGCCCGCCCAACTCATGAACCCGGAAATCCCCGCCTACAATTTCGACATGGCCGCGGGCGTCTCCTACGAGATCGACCTCCGCCGCGCGCCCGGCGACCGCATCCGGAACCTTGTTTTCAAAGGCGAGCCGCTCGCGCCCGGCCGCAAGCTCCGTCTCGCGATCAACAACTATCGCTACAACGGCGGCGGCGGCTACACCATGCTCAAGGGCGCGCCGGTGTTGATGCGTTCCGGCGCCGAGATCCGCGACCTCATCATCGACTGGGTGACCAAAAACAAAACCATCCCCGCCGAGCCGGATAACAACTGGCGCATCGTGCATTGA
- a CDS encoding GDSL-type esterase/lipase family protein, whose translation MTASRLPRFISAAFALLLCGAMLRAAALPPEFSARDGLPNARAKALAGGQVRVAFLGGSITAANGWRVHTLEILRGVFPKAAFTEIYAAVSGTGSNYGAARLQRDVLRHKPDLLFVEFAVNDSGQRTDAIAAQMEGIVRQTWAASPGTDICFVYTLTINMLERIKAGEYPPSAAAMEKVAAHYCIPSVQFGVEVARRDEAGTLVFHAPSSVKADAAGNDAQGRLIFTRDKTHPTDAGHRIYAATLKRTLPPILETGRPGPHAIAAPLTADNWQRAQLVTIPDSAATAQAASAWRKLAPRDTVAAQAGSMAPPIWVAFTPGATAEFRFKGTRIGLIGLKGADNGKFRCFIDGQPVATDTLFDSFSTPGRHPLKPWFFQNMLSDSEHTVRIELLAEKINKAAIMKKAGVNVADPTPDAVTSAGAGTSAYDGHVLYLCGFLIVGEPVAAPVLTAPAP comes from the coding sequence ATGACTGCCTCCCGCCTCCCTCGATTCATCAGCGCCGCGTTCGCGCTCCTTTTGTGCGGAGCCATGCTTCGCGCCGCCGCGCTGCCGCCGGAGTTTTCCGCGCGCGACGGCCTGCCCAATGCCCGCGCCAAGGCACTCGCCGGCGGCCAGGTGCGCGTGGCGTTTCTCGGCGGCAGCATCACCGCCGCCAACGGCTGGCGCGTGCACACGCTGGAAATTTTGCGCGGTGTTTTTCCCAAGGCTGCTTTCACCGAAATCTATGCCGCCGTTTCCGGCACGGGCTCGAACTACGGCGCGGCGCGGCTCCAGCGCGATGTCCTCCGGCACAAACCCGACCTGCTCTTCGTCGAATTTGCCGTGAACGACAGCGGCCAGCGGACCGACGCCATCGCCGCGCAAATGGAAGGCATCGTCCGCCAGACTTGGGCGGCCTCGCCGGGCACCGACATCTGCTTCGTTTACACCCTCACGATAAACATGCTCGAACGCATCAAGGCCGGCGAATATCCGCCCTCCGCCGCCGCCATGGAAAAAGTCGCCGCGCATTACTGCATCCCGTCCGTGCAGTTCGGCGTCGAGGTGGCGCGGCGCGACGAGGCAGGCACGCTCGTTTTTCACGCCCCCTCGTCCGTGAAAGCCGACGCCGCGGGCAACGACGCGCAAGGCCGCCTCATTTTCACGCGCGACAAAACCCACCCGACCGACGCGGGCCACCGCATTTACGCGGCCACGCTCAAACGCACGCTTCCGCCAATTCTGGAAACCGGCCGGCCCGGCCCGCATGCCATCGCCGCTCCGCTCACGGCGGACAATTGGCAGCGCGCTCAACTCGTCACCATCCCGGACTCCGCCGCCACGGCGCAGGCCGCTTCCGCATGGCGCAAACTCGCCCCCCGCGACACCGTCGCCGCGCAAGCCGGGAGCATGGCGCCGCCCATCTGGGTCGCGTTCACTCCGGGCGCCACCGCGGAATTCCGTTTCAAAGGCACGCGCATCGGGCTCATCGGCCTGAAAGGCGCCGACAACGGGAAATTCCGCTGTTTCATCGACGGCCAGCCTGTCGCCACGGACACGCTCTTCGACTCGTTTTCCACCCCGGGCCGCCATCCGCTGAAACCGTGGTTTTTCCAGAACATGCTCTCCGATTCCGAGCACACCGTGCGCATCGAGCTTCTGGCCGAAAAAATCAACAAGGCCGCCATCATGAAAAAGGCCGGAGTCAACGTCGCCGACCCGACGCCCGACGCCGTCACCAGCGCCGGTGCCGGGACCTCCGCCTACGACGGCCACGTGCTCTACCTGTGCGGCTTCCTGATCGTGGGCGAGCCAGTCGCCGCCCCCGTGCTCACCGCGCCGGCTCCTTGA
- a CDS encoding glycoside hydrolase family 97 protein, translated as MIATSVLLASTLTLAGPAGGNRAVLSFDPGGTASAYRFEAGQRPVTRDASMGITVDGIHFGPGAEVVSQKTSRRVETFPVRGNRSGAVSIAFNELAVTLRDPKSKREWRIEARMSDDTFAWRYVVPPAPASNGAGIAQRVTAEASEFRPVDGCAVWLSERPNAWKLKSYAGYWMRTEWANLPEVSRAGPVQCPPLVVELPDAGGWLVFTEAGLRDYSGMRLLATKDGAARADFTEGEKGFSVVGEVVSPWRVVRFAKTLDALVGTTDVLEALSPAADAALFADSSWIKAGRVTWFWWSQHRCGTPDEEAQVVRRAAELGFEYSLVDEGWLKWDDPWARVRELVKFGRERNVGVLLWRHMQDVINPENGYADLRAYLDQLASAGAAGTKIDFFNAESKDMVDLQTAIMREAAKRKLLVFFHGCQKPTGETRTWPNQLTREAIRGLELNGMKEGPITAEHNCALPFTRLVVGPGDYTPLGFSYPGATTWAHQLATTAAFLSPLQVIAEFPEMLFTDARCAPALDLLKALPAEWDETRVLAPSAIGECAVLARRRAGEWWVAVLNAEPRDIAALDLGFLGGGVFDAVVVGNNANASAGMDEKAPLRREELKRVTRDSVIALKLQRGDGALLRFVPAK; from the coding sequence ATGATCGCCACCTCCGTCCTTCTGGCTTCAACCCTCACGCTTGCCGGTCCCGCCGGCGGCAACCGCGCCGTCTTGTCCTTCGACCCCGGCGGCACCGCGTCGGCCTACCGGTTCGAAGCCGGCCAGCGCCCGGTCACGCGCGACGCGTCCATGGGCATCACGGTGGACGGCATCCACTTCGGCCCGGGCGCGGAGGTTGTCTCGCAAAAAACATCGCGGCGCGTGGAAACGTTTCCCGTGCGCGGCAACCGCAGCGGGGCGGTGTCCATCGCGTTCAACGAACTCGCCGTGACGCTGCGCGATCCGAAAAGCAAACGCGAATGGCGGATCGAGGCGCGCATGTCGGACGACACGTTTGCATGGCGCTATGTCGTGCCGCCCGCGCCCGCATCCAATGGCGCCGGCATCGCGCAACGTGTCACCGCCGAGGCGTCGGAATTCCGCCCGGTGGATGGCTGCGCGGTCTGGCTCTCGGAGCGCCCCAACGCCTGGAAACTGAAAAGCTACGCGGGCTACTGGATGCGCACGGAATGGGCCAATCTTCCCGAGGTCTCGCGCGCCGGGCCGGTGCAGTGTCCGCCGCTGGTCGTGGAGCTGCCGGACGCCGGCGGCTGGCTGGTCTTCACCGAGGCGGGTCTGCGCGACTACAGCGGCATGCGCCTGCTCGCGACAAAGGACGGCGCGGCGCGCGCGGATTTCACCGAGGGTGAAAAAGGATTTTCCGTCGTGGGCGAGGTGGTGTCCCCGTGGCGGGTGGTGCGTTTTGCGAAAACCCTCGACGCGCTGGTCGGCACCACCGACGTGCTGGAGGCGCTCAGCCCGGCGGCGGACGCGGCGCTGTTTGCCGACAGTTCGTGGATAAAGGCCGGGCGCGTGACGTGGTTCTGGTGGAGCCAGCACCGCTGCGGCACGCCGGACGAAGAGGCTCAGGTGGTGCGCCGGGCGGCGGAACTGGGCTTCGAGTATTCGCTCGTGGATGAAGGCTGGCTGAAATGGGACGACCCGTGGGCGCGCGTGCGCGAACTGGTGAAATTCGGACGCGAACGGAACGTGGGCGTCCTGCTCTGGCGGCACATGCAGGACGTGATAAATCCGGAAAATGGATACGCGGACCTGCGCGCCTACCTCGACCAACTCGCCTCGGCGGGCGCGGCCGGGACGAAAATCGATTTTTTCAACGCGGAGTCGAAGGACATGGTCGACCTGCAAACCGCCATCATGCGCGAGGCGGCGAAGCGAAAGCTGCTCGTGTTTTTCCACGGCTGCCAGAAGCCGACCGGCGAGACGCGCACCTGGCCCAACCAGCTGACGCGCGAGGCGATTCGCGGGCTGGAATTGAACGGGATGAAGGAAGGGCCGATCACGGCGGAGCATAATTGCGCCCTGCCCTTCACGCGGCTCGTGGTCGGCCCGGGCGATTACACGCCGCTCGGCTTTTCCTATCCGGGCGCGACCACCTGGGCGCACCAGCTCGCCACGACGGCGGCGTTCCTGTCGCCGTTGCAGGTGATCGCGGAGTTTCCCGAAATGCTGTTCACCGACGCGCGCTGCGCCCCCGCGCTGGACCTGCTCAAGGCGCTGCCGGCCGAATGGGACGAGACCCGCGTGCTCGCGCCGTCCGCCATCGGCGAGTGCGCCGTGCTGGCCCGGCGGCGCGCAGGCGAGTGGTGGGTGGCGGTGCTCAACGCGGAACCGCGCGACATCGCCGCGCTCGACCTCGGTTTTCTGGGCGGCGGCGTGTTTGACGCCGTCGTGGTGGGAAACAATGCAAACGCAAGCGCGGGCATGGATGAAAAAGCGCCGCTGCGCCGCGAGGAATTGAAGCGCGTCACGCGGGACAGCGTGATCGCGCTGAAACTGCAACGCGGCGACGGGGCGCTGTTGAGGTTCGTGCCGGCGAAATGA